In a single window of the Marinobacter szutsaonensis genome:
- the ilvN gene encoding acetolactate synthase small subunit, producing MRRIISVLLENEPGALSRVVGLFSQRNYNIETLTVAPTEDETLSRLTVTTTGSDKVIEQITKQLNKLIEVVKLVDLTEGSHIERELMLVKLKATGSQRAEIKRTVDIFRGQIVDVTSSVYTVQLAGDSDKLDGFIQAVGTSGVLEVVRTGVSGIARGEKVLSL from the coding sequence ATGCGTCGAATCATTTCTGTTTTGCTGGAAAACGAGCCGGGAGCGCTGTCACGGGTGGTTGGCCTGTTCTCCCAGCGCAACTACAACATTGAAACACTGACCGTGGCGCCGACCGAGGACGAGACCCTGTCCCGTCTGACCGTCACCACCACCGGTTCTGACAAGGTCATCGAACAGATCACCAAACAGCTGAACAAGCTGATTGAAGTGGTGAAGCTGGTGGATCTGACCGAAGGGTCACACATTGAGCGCGAGCTGATGCTGGTAAAGCTGAAAGCGACCGGGTCCCAGCGTGCCGAGATCAAGCGCACGGTGGATATCTTCCGCGGCCAGATCGTGGACGTCACCAGCTCGGTGTACACGGTTCAGCTGGCGGGTGACAGCGACAAGCTGGATGGCTTTATCCAGGCCGTCGGTACTTCCGGAGTGCTGGAAGTGGTCCGTACCGGGGTGTCTGGAATTGCCCGCGGCGAGAAGGTGCTGAGCCTGTAA
- a CDS encoding DUF4124 domain-containing protein, with translation MNRKILMLTLLMALVPGIAHSGSVYKWTDENGVTHFGDRQPTGSKAEQVSVRSGKGSTNASSRTSAQEQVQAMEQEAEKRELTERERAEMEAIRKQREANCATAQSNLKIIDSNARIQVEEDGERRYLSPEEIAEQRMRFEEIAEENCGPMEE, from the coding sequence ATGAACAGAAAAATCCTGATGTTGACCCTGTTAATGGCTTTGGTACCGGGCATTGCCCACAGCGGTTCCGTCTACAAATGGACGGACGAAAACGGCGTCACCCACTTTGGCGATCGCCAGCCCACAGGCAGCAAGGCCGAACAGGTCAGTGTCCGTTCCGGCAAGGGTTCGACCAATGCGTCCAGCCGAACCAGCGCCCAGGAGCAGGTTCAGGCCATGGAACAGGAAGCGGAAAAGCGCGAACTCACCGAGCGTGAGCGGGCCGAGATGGAAGCGATCCGCAAGCAGCGCGAGGCCAACTGTGCGACTGCCCAGTCCAACCTGAAGATCATCGACAGCAATGCGCGGATTCAGGTGGAGGAAGATGGCGAGCGGCGGTATCTGTCACCGGAGGAAATTGCCGAGCAGCGGATGCGGTTCGAGGAGATTGCCGAAGAAAATTGTGGGCCGATGGAAGAATAA
- a CDS encoding acetolactate synthase 3 large subunit translates to MELLSGADMLIRSLQDEGIEYIYGYPGGAALHIYDALFRQDKVKHILVRHEQAAVHMADGYARATGKPGTVLVTSGPGATNTITGIATAFMDSIPMVVLCGQVASHLIGEDAFQETDMIGVSRPVVKHNLSVRHPEEIPEIIRKAYYIAATGRPGPVVVDIPKDMTTPNERYEYSYPKKVKLRSYNPAIRGHAGQIKKAVDMLLAAKRPVIYAGGGVILGKASNQLTELTRMLGYPLTNTLMGIGCYPASDKQHLGWLGMHGTYEANMAMHHSDLILCVGARFDDRVTNATEKFCPGARIIHIDIDPASISKTVEADVPIVGPVDAVLKEMLALVKESKDKPDPDAIGSWWKQIDEWRAFHGMRYETSPDVIKPQEVIELLCKLTNGEAFVTSDVGQHQMFAAQYYKFDKPNRWINSGGLGTMGFGLPAAMGVKLTHPDDEVLCITGEGSIQMNIQELSTCKQYNLPVKIINLNNQALGMVKQWQDMNYESRHSQSYMESLPDFIKLAEAYGHVGVRIEKKEDLESKLKEVLAMKDRLVFVDIYVDRFEHVYPMQVARGSMKDMWLSKTERV, encoded by the coding sequence GTGGAGTTATTGTCTGGCGCCGATATGCTGATCCGGTCCCTTCAGGATGAAGGTATCGAATACATATACGGCTATCCGGGTGGTGCAGCCCTTCATATTTATGATGCGCTGTTCAGGCAGGACAAAGTCAAGCATATTCTGGTTCGGCACGAGCAGGCGGCGGTCCACATGGCCGACGGTTATGCCCGCGCGACCGGAAAACCAGGTACCGTACTGGTGACCTCGGGTCCTGGAGCCACCAACACCATCACCGGCATTGCCACCGCCTTTATGGATTCCATCCCCATGGTGGTTCTGTGCGGTCAGGTTGCCTCCCACCTCATTGGTGAGGATGCCTTCCAGGAAACCGACATGATCGGTGTTTCCCGTCCCGTGGTGAAGCACAACCTGAGTGTGCGGCACCCCGAGGAAATCCCCGAAATCATTCGCAAGGCTTACTACATTGCCGCGACCGGTCGCCCCGGCCCGGTGGTGGTGGATATCCCCAAGGATATGACCACGCCGAACGAGCGCTATGAGTATTCCTATCCGAAGAAGGTCAAGCTGCGCTCCTACAATCCGGCCATTCGTGGCCACGCCGGCCAGATCAAGAAAGCGGTCGATATGCTGCTGGCGGCCAAGCGCCCGGTTATCTATGCCGGCGGCGGTGTGATCCTGGGCAAGGCCTCGAACCAGCTGACCGAGCTGACCCGCATGCTGGGTTATCCGCTCACCAATACCCTGATGGGGATTGGCTGTTACCCGGCATCCGACAAGCAGCATCTGGGCTGGCTGGGCATGCATGGCACCTACGAAGCCAACATGGCCATGCACCACTCGGATCTGATTCTCTGTGTCGGCGCCCGTTTTGATGACCGGGTAACCAACGCCACCGAGAAGTTCTGTCCGGGTGCGCGCATCATTCACATCGACATCGATCCGGCCTCCATCTCCAAGACCGTGGAAGCGGATGTGCCCATCGTCGGCCCCGTGGATGCGGTGCTCAAGGAGATGCTTGCCCTGGTGAAAGAAAGCAAGGATAAGCCGGATCCCGACGCCATTGGTTCCTGGTGGAAGCAGATCGACGAGTGGCGTGCGTTCCACGGCATGCGTTATGAAACCAGTCCGGATGTGATCAAGCCGCAGGAAGTGATCGAACTGTTGTGCAAGCTGACCAACGGCGAGGCGTTTGTTACCTCCGACGTGGGCCAGCACCAGATGTTTGCTGCCCAGTACTACAAGTTCGACAAGCCCAACCGCTGGATCAACTCCGGTGGCCTGGGCACCATGGGCTTTGGTCTGCCGGCGGCGATGGGTGTCAAGCTGACCCATCCTGACGACGAGGTGTTGTGCATCACCGGTGAGGGCAGTATCCAGATGAACATCCAGGAGCTGTCCACCTGCAAGCAGTACAACCTGCCGGTGAAAATCATCAACCTGAACAACCAGGCCCTGGGCATGGTGAAGCAGTGGCAGGACATGAACTACGAGTCCCGTCACTCCCAGTCCTACATGGAGTCCCTGCCGGACTTCATCAAACTGGCGGAAGCCTATGGCCACGTGGGCGTGCGCATCGAGAAGAAGGAAGACCTTGAGTCCAAGCTCAAGGAAGTCCTGGCGATGAAAGACAGGCTGGTGTTTGTCGACATCTATGTCGACCGCTTCGAGCATGTCTACCCGATGCAGGTAGCCCGCGGTTCCATGAAAGACATGTGGCTCAGCAAGACGGAGAGGGTGTGA